In Chryseobacterium oranimense, a single window of DNA contains:
- a CDS encoding sugar 3,4-ketoisomerase: MEYNKPKIITFDKIGSSQLGYITIAETQNNVPFEIKRVYWTYYTPHDVTRGGHAHKALQQMIFAVSGTIIFNTEDENGHKETFTLDHPTKGLYIPKLVWRDIQFSHNAVLLCLASEVYDEEDYFRDYENFKAVTQQK; the protein is encoded by the coding sequence ATAAAATAGGATCATCTCAGCTGGGTTACATTACCATTGCCGAAACGCAGAACAATGTTCCTTTTGAGATCAAACGGGTCTACTGGACTTACTACACTCCTCATGATGTAACCCGAGGCGGACATGCCCACAAGGCTCTGCAGCAGATGATATTTGCAGTCTCAGGAACCATCATTTTTAATACGGAAGATGAAAACGGTCATAAAGAAACTTTTACCTTAGACCATCCTACAAAAGGGTTGTATATTCCCAAACTGGTGTGGAGAGACATTCAGTTTTCCCATAATGCGGTTTTGCTGTGCCTGGCTTCGGAAGTATATGACGAGGAAGATTATTTCAGAGATTATGAAAACTTTAAAGCGGTAACCCAACAAAAATAA